A stretch of the Apteryx mantelli isolate bAptMan1 chromosome 3, bAptMan1.hap1, whole genome shotgun sequence genome encodes the following:
- the PSMB1 gene encoding proteasome subunit beta type-1, with translation MGKEDGSRCILRQGTGPRLELAGEGAGGGGLLAASRGGRTAQEHRCPQSRAVNGRPNGRRTPPPRTPPGPGGGAPPEAHEARWPPAFLERTYRAAAALQFRFRCRHFAVRQQRVAAGMLSTACYAEPRPELGYRLGAPVQYRFSPYTFNGGTVLAIAGEDFSIVASDTRLSEGYAIHSRDSPKCYKLTEQTIIGCSGFHGDCLTLTKIIEARLKMYKHSNNKTMTTGAIAAMLSTILYSRRFFPYYVYNIIGGLDEEGKGAVYSFDPVGSYQRDSFKAGGSASAMLQPLLDNQIGFKNMQNVEHVPLTLEKALQLVKDVFISAAERDVYTGDALKICIVTKDGIKEETVQLRKD, from the exons atgggaaaggaagatGGGAGCCGCTGCATTTTGCGGCAAGGCACCGGCCCGCGGCTGGagctggctggggagggggcgggcggcggagggctgctggctgccagtCGGGGCGGCCGCACTGCCCAAGAGCACCGCTGCCCGCAGAGCCGGGCTGTCAACggccgccccaacggccgccggacCCCGCCCCCGCGGACCCCGCCCGGCCCtgggggcggggcgccgcccgAGGCACACGAGGCGCGGTGGCCTCCCGCGTTCCTAGAGCGTACTTAccgcgcggcggcggctctcCAGTTCCGGTTCCGGTGCCGCCATTTTGCCGTGAGACAGCAGCGAGTCGCTGCCGGGATGCTGTCCACCGCCTGCTACGCGGAGCCCAGGCCCGAACTGGGCTACCGGCTCGGCGCGCCCGTGCAGTACCGCTTCTCGCCCTATACCTTCAACGGAGG GACTGTGTTGGCAATTGCAGGAGAAGACTTTTCTATCGTTGCCTCTGACACGCGACTGAGTGAAGGTTATGCAATTCACAGCCGGGACAGTCCGAAATGCTACAAACT GACGGAACAAACGATCATTGGATGCAGTGGTTTCCATGGTGACTGCCTTACACTTACTAAAATTATTGAAGCAAGATTAAAG ATGTACAAGCATTCCAATAACAAGACCATGACTACTGGGGCTATTGCAGCAATGCTGTCTACAATTCTGTATTCTCGGCGCTTCTTTCCTTACTATGTTTACAACATAATTGGTGGACTCGATGAAGAAG ggaaGGGAGCAGTATATAGCTTTGATCCAGTAGGCTCATACCAGAGAGATTCTTTCAAAGCAGGTGGATCAGCAAGTGCCATGCTGCAGCCCTTGCTTGATAaccag attGGCTTCAAGAACATGCAAAATGTGGAACATGTACCTCTGAccctggagaaggctttgcagctAGTTAAAGATGTCTTTATTTCAGCTGCTGAGAGAGATGTGTACACTGGTGATGCGCTTAAGATTTGCATTGTCACAAAAGATGGAATTAAAGAGGAAACTGTCCAATTACGGAAAGACTAA
- the TBP gene encoding TATA-box-binding protein gives MDQNNSLPPYAQGLASPQGAMTPGIPIFSPMMPYGTGLTPQPVQSTNSLSILEEQQRQQQQQQQQAAQQSTSQQATQGTSGQTPQLFHSQTLTTAPLPGTTPLYPSPMTPMTPITPATPASESSGIVPQLQNIVSTVNLGCKLDLKTIALRARNAEYNPKRFAAVIMRIREPRTTALIFSSGKMVCTGAKSEEQSRLAARKYARVVQKLGFPAKFLDFKIQNMVGSCDVKFPIRLEGLVLTHQQFSSYEPELFPGLIYRMIKPRIVLLIFVSGKVVLTGAKVRAEIYEAFENIYPILKGFRKTT, from the exons ATGGATCAGAACAACAGCTTGCCACCCTATGCTCAAGGCTTAGCCTCTCCTCAG GGTGCAATGACTCCAGGAATTCCAATTTTTAGCCCAATGATGCCATATGGCACAGGACTGACACCACAGCCTGTCCAGAGCACCAACAGTCTGTCCATCCTGGAAGAACAGCagcgacagcagcagcagcaacagcagcaagcaGCGCAGCAATCTACATCGCAGCAGGCAACACAGGGAACGTCTGGTCAAACACCCCAGCTCTTCCACTCACAGACTCTTACCACAGCCCCTTTACCTGGAACCACGCCTCTATACCCCTCTCCAATGACTCCGATGACTCCAATAACTCCTGCAACACCGGCATCCGAGAGCTCTGGGATAGTGCCACAGCTGCA GAATATTGTGTCCACGGTTAATCTTGGTTGCAAACTTGACCTAAAAACCATTGCGCTTCGTGCCCGAAATGCTGAATATAACCCCAAG CGTTTTGCTGCTGTTATTATGAGAATAAGAGAACCTCGTACTACTGCACTTATATTCAGCTCTGGAAAAATGGTGTGCACTGGAGCAAAAAG TGAAGAGCAGTCCAGACTGGCAGCAAGGAAGTATGCTAGAGTTGTCCAGAAGTTGGGTTTTCCAGCAAAATTTTtggattttaaaattcagaacatGGTGGGGAGCtgtgatgtgaaatttcccaTCAGATTAGAAGGATTGGTACTTACACACCAGCAGTTCAGCAG CTACGAGCCAGAATTGTTTCCTGGCTTAATCTACAGAATGATCAAGCCAAGAATTGTTctgcttatttttgtttctggAAAAGTGGTTTTAACTG GTGCTAAAGTCCGAGCAGAAATCTATGAAGCATTTGAAAACATCTATCCTATTTTAAAGGGATTCAGAAAGACAACGTAA
- the PDCD2 gene encoding programmed cell death protein 2 isoform X2 translates to MAAGVELGFAGAAAPGEAWRLRSAHFPSKVGGRPAWLGEAGLPGPAALRCGRCAQPCALLLQLYAPLPGRADAFHRSLFVFACRGAACYRPPGPRGPLRGDLEDAVPDHNEFLFPEYEILIEPEEPESPADSSVDPDDEEGAVDTSENSDKQEELRATGSANEALECLDEETLEAMAKHETEDDKIFQKFKERIAAEPEQIIRYCRGGEGPIWVSGENIPEEKDIPNCSCGAKRIFEFQIMPQLLNHLKVDSLGESIDWGTLAVYTCANNCNEGNQYTEEFIWKQDFSAGSM, encoded by the exons ATGGCGGCGGGCGTGGAGCTGGGCttcgcgggggcggcggcgccgggcgaggCCTGGCGGCTGCGCAGCGCCCACTTCCCCAGCAAGGTCGGGGGGCGGCCGGCGTGGCTAGGCGAGGCCGGgctgccgggccccgccgccctgcgCTGCGGCCGCTGCGCGCAGCCCTgcgcgctgctgctgcagctctacgcgccgctgcccggccgcgccgacGCCTTCCACCGCAGCCTCTTCGTCTtcgcctgccgcggcgccgcctgctaccgcccgcccggcccgcggggccccctGCGCG GTGATTTGGAGGATGCAGTTCCAGACCATAATGAATTCCTTTTTCCAGAATATGAAATTTTGATAGAACCTGAGGAACCAGAATCTCCTGCTGATAGCAGTGTAGATCCTGATGATGAAGAAGGAGCTGTAGATACATCAGAGAACTCAGACAAACAAGAGGAACTCAGAGCTACAGGCAGTGCAA ATGAAGCATTGGAATGCTTAGATGAAGAGACACTGGAAGCAATGGCAAAACATGAGACTGAAGACGACAAGATCTTCCAGAAGTTTAAGGAGCGAATAGCTGCAGAACCAGAGCAG ATTATTagatactgcagaggaggagaaggccCCATCTGGGTGTCAGGTGAAAATATTCCTGAAGAAAAAGATATCCCAAATTGCTCATGTGGTGCCAAAAGGATATTTGAATTCCAG attATGCCACAGCTACTGAACCACCTGAAGGTCGACAGCCTTGGAGAGAGCATTGACTGGGGAACGCTGGCGGTGTACACATGTGCCAATAACTGTAATGAGGGGAATCAGTACACTGAGGAGTTCATATGGAAACAAGACTTCTCTGCAGGGTCTATGTAA
- the PDCD2 gene encoding programmed cell death protein 2 isoform X1, producing MAAGVELGFAGAAAPGEAWRLRSAHFPSKVGGRPAWLGEAGLPGPAALRCGRCAQPCALLLQLYAPLPGRADAFHRSLFVFACRGAACYRPPGPRGPLRVFRNQLPRRNDTYPEEPPPREPPPASAAAAPPRRLRSGAALCRVCGCLGPRACGRCRRAAYCGPEHQALDWRRGHRRACAQPGAAGDLEDAVPDHNEFLFPEYEILIEPEEPESPADSSVDPDDEEGAVDTSENSDKQEELRATGSANEALECLDEETLEAMAKHETEDDKIFQKFKERIAAEPEQIIRYCRGGEGPIWVSGENIPEEKDIPNCSCGAKRIFEFQIMPQLLNHLKVDSLGESIDWGTLAVYTCANNCNEGNQYTEEFIWKQDFSAGSM from the exons ATGGCGGCGGGCGTGGAGCTGGGCttcgcgggggcggcggcgccgggcgaggCCTGGCGGCTGCGCAGCGCCCACTTCCCCAGCAAGGTCGGGGGGCGGCCGGCGTGGCTAGGCGAGGCCGGgctgccgggccccgccgccctgcgCTGCGGCCGCTGCGCGCAGCCCTgcgcgctgctgctgcagctctacgcgccgctgcccggccgcgccgacGCCTTCCACCGCAGCCTCTTCGTCTtcgcctgccgcggcgccgcctgctaccgcccgcccggcccgcggggccccctGCGCG TGTTCCGCAACCAGCTGCCGCGGCGCAACGACACCTACcccgaggagccgccgccgcgggagccgccgcccgccagcgccgccgccgcgccgccccggcggctccgcAGCGGCGCGGCGCTGTGCCGCGTGTGCGGCTGCCTGGGGCCCCGCGCctgcggccgctgccgccgcgccgcctacTGCGGCCCCGAGCACCAGGCCCTGGACTGGCGGCGGGGGCACCGGCGGGCCtgcgcgcagcccggcgccgcag GTGATTTGGAGGATGCAGTTCCAGACCATAATGAATTCCTTTTTCCAGAATATGAAATTTTGATAGAACCTGAGGAACCAGAATCTCCTGCTGATAGCAGTGTAGATCCTGATGATGAAGAAGGAGCTGTAGATACATCAGAGAACTCAGACAAACAAGAGGAACTCAGAGCTACAGGCAGTGCAA ATGAAGCATTGGAATGCTTAGATGAAGAGACACTGGAAGCAATGGCAAAACATGAGACTGAAGACGACAAGATCTTCCAGAAGTTTAAGGAGCGAATAGCTGCAGAACCAGAGCAG ATTATTagatactgcagaggaggagaaggccCCATCTGGGTGTCAGGTGAAAATATTCCTGAAGAAAAAGATATCCCAAATTGCTCATGTGGTGCCAAAAGGATATTTGAATTCCAG attATGCCACAGCTACTGAACCACCTGAAGGTCGACAGCCTTGGAGAGAGCATTGACTGGGGAACGCTGGCGGTGTACACATGTGCCAATAACTGTAATGAGGGGAATCAGTACACTGAGGAGTTCATATGGAAACAAGACTTCTCTGCAGGGTCTATGTAA